Part of the Streptomyces sp. NBC_01264 genome, ACAACATCCGGGTCCGCTCGATCCTCGGCCGCTTCCTGGAGCACTCCCGGGTCTTCGCCTTCGGCAACGGCGGCGAACCCGAGGTGTACATAGGCAGCGCCGACATGATGCACCGCAACCTCGACCGCCGTATCGAGGCACTGGTCCGGGTCGCCGACCCGGCCCACCGCGCGGCACTGGACCGGCTGCTGGAAACCGGTATGTCCGACGCCACCACCTCCTGGCACCTGGGCCCGGACGGCGAATGGACCCGGCACAGCACCGACAGCGAGGGCCAGCCGCTGCGGCACGTTCAGGAGATGCTCATTGACGCCCGGAGGCGCCGGCGTGGCTCAGCCAAACCATGACCTGACCGCGACGACGGCAGGCACCGTGCTCGGTACGTACCTGCGCGCGCAGGCCACCGCGTTCCTGCGGGGCCTGCGCCTGCACGAGGAGGGCGCGGCGAACGGGGGCGCCGACAGCAGCGAGGCGGCGCGCAGCCTGCGGGGGGCTGCGCGCCGGATCTCCTGCTCCCTGTCCACGTTCAGGGCGGTGGCGGATTCCTCCTGGGCTGATTCGCTGCGCACCGAGCTGGTCTGGCTCTCGACGACACTGGCCGACGAGCACGCGTACGCGGCCCGGCTGCTCCGGCTGATGGACGCCCTCCAGCGGCTGTCGGGAAGCCCCGAGGTACCGGCCCCCCGGGGCACCGCGGGCGCGCTGACCGTGGGCTCGGCCCGCGCGGGCGCCCTGCTGGAGCGCCAGCTCACCCTGGCCCGGACCCGGGCGCACTCCGCGACCCTGCAGGCGCTGGGTTCCTCCCGGTTCCACGCGGTCGCGGACGCGGTGGCGGTCCTGGCCTCCGAGGTCCCGCTGGACCCCGTGGCGGCCCGCGGCCGGGTGGACGACGTCCTGGTACCCCTGGCCGAGGTGGCTCATTCCCGCCTGTCCACCGCGGTGCACTCCCTCCCGGCCCCCTCGCCCTCGCACCCGTACGACGCGGACCACGACAGCGCCTGGAACGAGGTACGCCGCCTGCTGCGCGTCCACCGCTACGCCCAGGAGGCCCTGGGCGGCGACGTGGCCCGGCTGACGGTCGCGGGCGAGGCCCTGACCCGCCACCGCGACGCCGCGGAAGCGGCCACCGCCTCGGCCACGGCGGCCCGCACCCCCCGCATCGCCCCGGCGACGGCGTACGCCCTGGGCGTCCTGCACGCGGACCAGCGCCACGAGGTCGAAGCCTCCCGCGCCACCTTCCAGCACCTGTGGCAACCGGCCGATTCCAGCCACGCCGGGGTGTGACGGCGCCGGTCCGGGGGCAATGGCACCGGCGCGCCCCGCTGCGGTCACGCAACGGTAACGGCGGGGTAACGGGAGATGACGCCGGATGCCGAAACCGGCCGGACGCACCACCCCGTCCGCCACGGTTCACCATCCGTTCACTTACCCCGGTCGGCCACTTCACCTGATCTGCCTAACTTCGGAGATGCAGGGAGCGAGTCACCGCGAAGGCGGACGATTCCTCCGAGCAACCGACGTAGTCCTCTTCGCACGCCGCCCCGATACAGAAAGCGGCCGGCGGCTTCTGGAAGGAAACACCCGAAAGTGAAGCTTCAGCGCAAGAACATGCTTCGTGCCTCTGCCCTCGGGGCGCTCGTCGTGTCCGGCGCCCTGGTCCTCACGGCGTGCGGCTCGGACGACAACACCAAGAACGACACCGGCGCCTCGGGCAAGCCGACCGTCGCCGCGGGTGACATCAAGTGCGACGACGCCAAGGGCAAGCTCCTCGCCTCGGGCTCCTCCGCGCAGAAGAACGCGATCGACCTCTGGGTGAAGGCGTACATGGCCGCCTGCCCCGGCGTCGAGGTGAACTACAAGTCCTCCTCCTCCGGTGAGGGCATCGTCGCCTTCAACCAGGGCACCGTCGGCTTCGCCGGTTCGGACTCCGCGCTGAAGCCCGAGGCCGTCGAAGAGTCGAAGAAGATCTGCACCGGCGGCCAGGGCATCGACCTGCCGATGGTCGGCGGCCCCATCGCCATCGGCTTCAACGTCGCCGGCGTGGACAAGCTGACGCTGGACGCCCCCACGATCGCCAGCATCTTCAACGACAAGATCAAGAAGTGGGACGACGAGGCGATCAAGAAGCTGAACCCCGGCGTCACGCTTCCCGCCACCCCCATCCAGCACTTCCACCGCTCCGAGGACTCGGGCACCACCGAGAACCTCGGCAAGTACCTCAAGGCCGCCGCTCCCGAGGCCTGGACGTACGAAGCCGCGAAGAAGTGGCCGGCCCCGGGTGGCCTCGGCGCCTCCGGCTCCTCCGGTGTCGCCTCGCAGGTCAAGGCCGTTGACGGCGCGATCGGCTACTTCGAGCTCTCCTACGCCTCCGCGCAGAGCATCAAGACGGTCGACCTGAACACGGGCGCCGCCGCTCCGGTCAAGGCCTCCTCCGAGACCGCCTCCAAGGCCATCGCCGCCGCCAAGATCTCCGGCACCGGCGACGACCTGGCGCTCAAGCTCGACTACGCCACCAAGGCCGAGGGTGCTTACCCGATCGTCCTGGTGACCTACGAGGTCGTCTGCGACAAGGGCAACAAGGCCGAGACGCTCCCGACCGTGAAGTCCTTCCTGAACTACACCGCTTCGGACGCCGGCCAGAAGGTCCTCTCCGAGAACGGCTACGCGCCGATCCCGGCCGAGATCAACGCCAAGGTCCGCGAAGTCATCGCGAAGCTCTCCTAATACAGACCCCCGGGACCACCGGTCCGCTCCCCCCGTCCGGGGGGCGGACCGGCCCGGGGACCCTCCCCTCCACCCAGGGGATCCGGTGCACCGCCGCCAGGGGGCCTGCCCCCCATCCAGACCGGAAAGATCATGGCTTCCACCACACCCACCCAGATAGACACGGCTCCGCCTGTCTCCAAGAGCACGAGGTCCACCGGCCGCGCCGGTGACAAGATCTTCGCCGGCCTCTCCAAGGGCTCCGGCATCCTGCTCCTGGTGATCATGGCGTCGATCGCCATCTTCCTCACCTACCGTGCCTCGATCGCACTGTCGAAGAACGAGGGCAACTTCCTCACCACCTTCGACTGGAACGCGTCGGCCAACCCTCCCGTCTTCGGCATCGCCGTCCTGCTCTTCGGCACCGTCGTCAGCTCGATCATCGCGATGGCCATCGCGGTTCCGATCGCCGTCGGCATCGCCCTCTTCATCTCGCACTACGCGCCGCGCAAGCTGGCCGCCCCCCTCGCCTACGTGGTCGACCTGCTGGCCGCCGTGCCGTCGATCATCTACGGCATCTGGGGCGCCCTCTTCCTCGTCCCGCAGCTCGCCGGCCTGAACCTCTGGCTCGACGAGTACATGGGCTGGACCTACGTCTTCGACAAGACCCAGGTCGGCGTCGCGCGCTCGCTCTTCACCGTCGGCATCCTGCTCGCGATCATGATCCTGCCGATCGTGACCAGCGTCAGCCGCGAGGTCTTCCTGCAGGTCCCGCGCATGAACGAGGAGGCCGCACTGGCCCTCGGCGCGACCCGCTGGGAAGTCATCCGGATGTCGGTCCTGCCCTTCGGCCGCTCCGGAGTCATCTCCGCCTCGATGCTCGGCCTCGGCCGCGCGCTCGGCGAGACGATGGCCGTCGCGACCGTCCTCTCCCCGAGCTTCCTGATCTCCGGCCACATCCTGGACCCGGGCGGCGGCACGTTCGCGCAGAACATCGCCGCGAAGTTCGACGAGGCCAACGAGTTCGGCCGCGACGCCCTGATCGCCTCCGGTCTCGTGCTCTTCCTGCTCACCCTGCTGGTCAACGGCGCAGCCCGGCTGATCATCGCCCGTCGCAAGGACTTCTCGGGGGCGAACGCCTGATGAGCCACGCACTCCAGGACCAGCGCCCCTCCCGGGCCGCCAAGTCCGCCGCTCCCAGCAGCCTGACGCAGGGCCACCTGCCCCGCTGGGCCCCGGCCGGCATCGCCGTCCTCTCGGTCGCCCTCGGCTCAGGCCTCGGCGCAGCCTTCGGCCTCCACAGCAAGATCCAGTGGGGTCTGCTGGCAGCCGTCCTCTTCGTGGTCATCACGTACACGGCCAGCTCGATCGTCGAGAACCGCCGCCAGGCCAAGGACCGGGTCGCGACCTCCGTGGTCTGGGTCTGCTTCGTCCTCGCCCTCATCCCGCTGCTCTCGCTGCTGTGGACGACCATCAGCCGCGGCATGAAGGTCGTCGACGGGGACTTCATCAGCCACTCGATGAACGGCGTGACCAGCTTCGAGCCCGGCGGCGGCGTCTACCACGCCCTGCTCGGCACCATCGAGCAGGTCGCCCTGGCCACCGCGATCTCGGCCCCCATCGGCCTGCTGACCGCCGTCTACCTGGTCGAGTACGGCAAGGGCTCGCTCGCCAGGGCCGTCACCTTCTTCGTCGACGTCATGACCGGCATCCCCTCCATCGTCGCGGGCCTGTTCATCCTGACGACGTGGACCCTGACGCTCGACATGGGCCCCTCCGGCTTCGCCGGATCCCTGGCCCTGTCGATCCTGATGATGCCCGTCGTGGTCCGCTCCACCGAGGAGATGCTCAAGCTCGTCCCCAACGAGCTGCGCGAGGCCGCGCTCGCCCTCGGTGTGCCGAAGTGGCGCGTGATCCTCAAGGTCGTGATCCCCACGGCCATCGGCGGCATCGCCACCGGCGTGATGCTGGCCGTGGCCCGCATCGCGGGTGAGACCGCCCCGATCATGCTGCTGGTCTTCGGTACCCAGCTGATCAACAACAACCCCTTCGAAGGCGCACAGTCCTCGCTCCCCCTGTACATCTGGGAGCAGTACAAGGTCGGCAGTGAAGCCTCCTACGACCGGGCCTGGGGCGCAGCCCTCGTCCTGATCGCCTTCGTCATGATCCTCAATCTGGTGGCTCGCGGCATCGCCCGCTGGAAGGCCCCCAAGACCGGTCGCTGACGCGACCACTGAAAGCGAAGTGACCACCATGGCGAAGCGAATCGACGTCAGCGGACTGTCCGCCTTCTACGGCACCCACAAGGCCATCGACGACATCTCGATGACCGTGGAGCCCCGCTCCGTGACGGCCTTCATCGGCCCCTCCGGCTGCGGCAAGTCCACCTTCCTGCGCACCCTGAACCGCATGCACGAGGTCACCCCCGGTGGCCGCGTCGAGGGCAAAGTGCTGCTGGACGACGAGAACCTGTACGGCCCCGGCGTGGACCCGGTCGCGGTCCGCCGCACGGTCGGCATGGTCTTCCAGCGCCCGAACCCCTTCCCCACCATGTCGATCTTCGACAACGTGGCGGCGGGCCTGCGCCTCAACGGCTCCTTCAGGAAGTCCGAACTCTCGGACATCGTGGAGAAGTCCCTCCAGGGCGCCAACCTCTGGAACGAGGTCAAGGACCGCCTGAACAAGCCCGGCTCCGGCCTCTCCGGCGGCCAGCAGCAGCGCCTGTGCATCGCCCGCGCCATCGCGGTCGAGCCCCAGGTCCTCCTGATGGACGAGCCCTGCTCGGCCCTCGACCCGATCTCCACCCTCGCCATCGAGGACCTGATCGGCGAGCTCAAGGAGCGCTTCACGATCGTCATCGTGACGCACAACATGCAGCAGGCGGCGCGCGTCTCCGACCGCACGGCCTTCTTCAACCTCTCCGCGGTCGGCCAGCCCGGCAAGCTGATCGAGATCGACGACACGGACCGGATCTTCTCGAACCCGTCCGTGCAGGCGACCGAGGACTACATCTCGGGCCGCTTCGGCTAAACCGGGATGTTCGCAAGCGTCCTGCGGTGCTGCATGGCGGTGCCACCGCAAGGCGAAAGAAAGAAAAAGGGCCGGTTCCCCCTGGGTGGGGGGAACCGGCCCGCTTCTTTTCCCCGGCCCGGCACACCCACCCCGCCGCACGACCCGGATCACACCAACCCTGTCCCCCGCTCGTCGGCCATACGCACGCCAGCAACAAGTTGCGTACCGGATACGGCCCTTGGGGCCGCACCCGGACACCGGGGGGATCCTTTCGGCTACGCGGACCTGGCCGGCCTGCGCTTCGACAAGCAGCAGCTGATCAGCCGCGCCACCCCCGGCATCCCTGGCGAGCCGGCCGCCTCCGAGGTCGGCTGGGGCCGGGCATCCGCCCACGGCGACCTGAACGCCGACGGCTACGAGGACCTGGCGGTCATCACCAGCGGGCAGATCCTGTCACCGTCGCCGACACCGACCAGGACGGGGACGCCGACATCCTCATCGGCGCCCGCGACGAGACGGGCACGGACCCCGAGGCCACGCTCCGGTCCGGCGCCGTCACCATCCTGCGCGGCAGCCCGACCGGCGACCTCGGCGGCCCCACCGGCTCCGCCAGCTTCGGAATCCACCTCGTCGGCTGACCCGAGCCGCCCGCCCCACACACCAGTGCGCCCCGCCGGATCAGCCGATCCGGCGGGGCGCACTGTGTTCACGTACGACACGTACGACGCGTACGACGCGTGCGGTCACACGAAGGCGAGGTTGACCACCCAGAAGCTGAGCGCCGCGACCAGCGCCGCGGCCGGCATCGTGATGAACCAGCCCAGGATGATGTTCTTGGCGACGCCCCAGCGGACCGCGTTCACCCGCTTGGTCGCGCCCACACCCATGATCGCCGAGGTGATCACGTGGGTGGTGGAGATCGGCGCGTGGAAGAGGAACGCCGAGCCGAACATGATCGAGGCACCGGTGGTCTCCGCCGCGAAGCCCTGCGGCGGGTCCAGCTCGATGATCTTGCGGCCGAGGGTGCGCATGATGCGCCAGCCGCCCGCGTACGTACCCAGCGAGAGCATCACGGCGCACGCGATCTTGACCCAGACCGGGATCTCGTCGCCGGCACTGTTCACGTCGGCGATGACCAGGGCCATCATCACGATGCCCATGGTCTTCTGCGCGTCCTGCAGACCGTGGCCGAGGGCCATGCCGGCCGCCGACACCGTCTGCGCGATGCGGAAACCGCGCTTGGCCTTGTGCGGGTTGGCCCGGCGGAACATCCACAGGATGGCGACCATCACCAGGTAACCGACCACGAGGCCGACCACCGGCGAGACGAACATCGGGATGACGACCTTGTCGACCACTCCCGACCAGAGCACCTCCGTACCGCCCGCCAGCGCCGCGCCCACCATGCCGCCGAACAGCGCGTGCGAGGAGGACGAGGGCAGGCCGAAGTACCAGGTGATCAGGTTCCACACGATCGCGCCGACGAGCGCCGCGAAGAGGATCCACATGCCCCGGTTGCCGTGGGGCGTCTCGATCAGGCCCTCGCTCACCGTCTTGGCGACCCCGCTGCCGAGGAAGGCACCGGCGAGGTTCATGACCGCGGCCATCGCCAGCGCGGCGCGCGGGGTCAGCGCACGGGTCGAGACCGAGGTCGCGATCGCGTTCGCGGAGTCGTGAAAACCATTCGTATACGTAAAGCCGAGCGCGACACCGATGGTCACGATCAGAGCGAAGGTGTCCACGAGGTTCAGGACTCCTTGACCGCGATGGTCTCCACCGTGTTCGCGACGTGCTCGAACGCGTCGGCCGCCTCTTCGAGCACGTCGACGATCTGCTTGAGCTTCAGCACTTCGATGGCGTCGTACTTGCCGTTGAAGAGCTGGGCGAGCAGCTTGCGGTGGATCTGGTCGGCCTGGTTCTCCAGGCGGTTGACCTCGATCCAGTACTCGGTCAGGTTCTCCATCGTGCGCAGGTGGGGCATGGCCTCGGCGGTCAGCTCGGCCGCGCGCGCCAGTACCTCGATCTGCTGCTCGACACCCTTGGGAAGCTCCTCCACGTTGTAGAGGACGACCAGGTCGACCGCCTCCTCCATGAAGTCCATGATGTCGTCGAGGCAGGACGCCAGGTTGTAGATGTCCTCGCGGTCGAACGGCGTAATGAAGGAGGAGTTGAGCTGGTGGAAGATCGCGTGGGTCGCGTCGTCTCCCGCGTGCTCCGCTGCCCGCATCCGCTCCGCGATCTCGACCCGGGCGGAGGAGTCCGCTCCGAGCAGTTCCATGAGGAGCTTCGAGCCCGTGACGATGTTGTCCGCGGATGCGGCGAACATGTCGTAGAAGCTCGTCTCCCTGGGGGTCAGACGAAATCGCACGTGAGGTCCTCGGGGTGCATTGGATTCGGTCAGGCTGATGCTAGGCGCATCCCCCGGCCACGGCTAACCGGCAGTTCCCCAGTGTCCTCCATCAGGCAGAGTGAGGACGACGGGCCCCTGCCCCTGCGGCCGGGGGCCGGTACCCTATACCCATGAGGGGTATAGGTCCCCCATTCCGGACCACGGGAGGACGCATGACTGCCATCCAGGCGGAGGGCTCCGGAGCCACCACCGACACGGACGCGGAAGCGGAAGCGGTGACGGACGCGGTGACGGACGTGCCCGGTACGGACCCGGGCGCCGGCGCGGTGCACGGCTACCACCACCAGAAGGACGAGCACCTCAAGCGCCTGCGCCGGATCGAGGGCCAGATCCGGGGACTCCAGCGCCTCGTCGACGAGGACGTCTACTGCATCGACATACTCACCCAGGTCTCGGCGAGCACGAAGGCGCTCCAGTCCTTCGCGCTCCAGCTCCTGGAGGAGCACCTGCGGCACTGCGTCGCCGACGCGGCCCTCAAGGGCGGGGGAGAGATCGACGCCAAGGTCGAGGAAGCGACGAAGGCGATCGCCCGGCTGCTGCGCACCTGACCGGTACGCGGGAGGGACGGACCCGGGGGACAGGGGTCAGCCGGACCACACGGCCATCAGCACCTCGTCGATCCGGTCCTGGCTGAGCCTCTCCTCGGCCACGGCGGACGCCGCGATG contains:
- the pstA gene encoding phosphate ABC transporter permease PstA, encoding MSHALQDQRPSRAAKSAAPSSLTQGHLPRWAPAGIAVLSVALGSGLGAAFGLHSKIQWGLLAAVLFVVITYTASSIVENRRQAKDRVATSVVWVCFVLALIPLLSLLWTTISRGMKVVDGDFISHSMNGVTSFEPGGGVYHALLGTIEQVALATAISAPIGLLTAVYLVEYGKGSLARAVTFFVDVMTGIPSIVAGLFILTTWTLTLDMGPSGFAGSLALSILMMPVVVRSTEEMLKLVPNELREAALALGVPKWRVILKVVIPTAIGGIATGVMLAVARIAGETAPIMLLVFGTQLINNNPFEGAQSSLPLYIWEQYKVGSEASYDRAWGAALVLIAFVMILNLVARGIARWKAPKTGR
- the pstS gene encoding phosphate ABC transporter substrate-binding protein PstS produces the protein MKLQRKNMLRASALGALVVSGALVLTACGSDDNTKNDTGASGKPTVAAGDIKCDDAKGKLLASGSSAQKNAIDLWVKAYMAACPGVEVNYKSSSSGEGIVAFNQGTVGFAGSDSALKPEAVEESKKICTGGQGIDLPMVGGPIAIGFNVAGVDKLTLDAPTIASIFNDKIKKWDDEAIKKLNPGVTLPATPIQHFHRSEDSGTTENLGKYLKAAAPEAWTYEAAKKWPAPGGLGASGSSGVASQVKAVDGAIGYFELSYASAQSIKTVDLNTGAAAPVKASSETASKAIAAAKISGTGDDLALKLDYATKAEGAYPIVLVTYEVVCDKGNKAETLPTVKSFLNYTASDAGQKVLSENGYAPIPAEINAKVREVIAKLS
- a CDS encoding CHAD domain-containing protein, with the protein product MAQPNHDLTATTAGTVLGTYLRAQATAFLRGLRLHEEGAANGGADSSEAARSLRGAARRISCSLSTFRAVADSSWADSLRTELVWLSTTLADEHAYAARLLRLMDALQRLSGSPEVPAPRGTAGALTVGSARAGALLERQLTLARTRAHSATLQALGSSRFHAVADAVAVLASEVPLDPVAARGRVDDVLVPLAEVAHSRLSTAVHSLPAPSPSHPYDADHDSAWNEVRRLLRVHRYAQEALGGDVARLTVAGEALTRHRDAAEAATASATAARTPRIAPATAYALGVLHADQRHEVEASRATFQHLWQPADSSHAGV
- a CDS encoding inorganic phosphate transporter produces the protein MDTFALIVTIGVALGFTYTNGFHDSANAIATSVSTRALTPRAALAMAAVMNLAGAFLGSGVAKTVSEGLIETPHGNRGMWILFAALVGAIVWNLITWYFGLPSSSSHALFGGMVGAALAGGTEVLWSGVVDKVVIPMFVSPVVGLVVGYLVMVAILWMFRRANPHKAKRGFRIAQTVSAAGMALGHGLQDAQKTMGIVMMALVIADVNSAGDEIPVWVKIACAVMLSLGTYAGGWRIMRTLGRKIIELDPPQGFAAETTGASIMFGSAFLFHAPISTTHVITSAIMGVGATKRVNAVRWGVAKNIILGWFITMPAAALVAALSFWVVNLAFV
- the pstB gene encoding phosphate ABC transporter ATP-binding protein PstB; this encodes MAKRIDVSGLSAFYGTHKAIDDISMTVEPRSVTAFIGPSGCGKSTFLRTLNRMHEVTPGGRVEGKVLLDDENLYGPGVDPVAVRRTVGMVFQRPNPFPTMSIFDNVAAGLRLNGSFRKSELSDIVEKSLQGANLWNEVKDRLNKPGSGLSGGQQQRLCIARAIAVEPQVLLMDEPCSALDPISTLAIEDLIGELKERFTIVIVTHNMQQAARVSDRTAFFNLSAVGQPGKLIEIDDTDRIFSNPSVQATEDYISGRFG
- a CDS encoding DUF47 domain-containing protein, which produces MRFRLTPRETSFYDMFAASADNIVTGSKLLMELLGADSSARVEIAERMRAAEHAGDDATHAIFHQLNSSFITPFDREDIYNLASCLDDIMDFMEEAVDLVVLYNVEELPKGVEQQIEVLARAAELTAEAMPHLRTMENLTEYWIEVNRLENQADQIHRKLLAQLFNGKYDAIEVLKLKQIVDVLEEAADAFEHVANTVETIAVKES
- the pstC gene encoding phosphate ABC transporter permease subunit PstC → MASTTPTQIDTAPPVSKSTRSTGRAGDKIFAGLSKGSGILLLVIMASIAIFLTYRASIALSKNEGNFLTTFDWNASANPPVFGIAVLLFGTVVSSIIAMAIAVPIAVGIALFISHYAPRKLAAPLAYVVDLLAAVPSIIYGIWGALFLVPQLAGLNLWLDEYMGWTYVFDKTQVGVARSLFTVGILLAIMILPIVTSVSREVFLQVPRMNEEAALALGATRWEVIRMSVLPFGRSGVISASMLGLGRALGETMAVATVLSPSFLISGHILDPGGGTFAQNIAAKFDEANEFGRDALIASGLVLFLLTLLVNGAARLIIARRKDFSGANA
- a CDS encoding metal-sensitive transcriptional regulator, whose translation is MTAIQAEGSGATTDTDAEAEAVTDAVTDVPGTDPGAGAVHGYHHQKDEHLKRLRRIEGQIRGLQRLVDEDVYCIDILTQVSASTKALQSFALQLLEEHLRHCVADAALKGGGEIDAKVEEATKAIARLLRT